A genomic segment from Dermacentor silvarum isolate Dsil-2018 chromosome 11, BIME_Dsil_1.4, whole genome shotgun sequence encodes:
- the LOC119432788 gene encoding uncharacterized protein LOC119432788, with translation MTVAPPLSKAQTTMSMRTRLLALLVVTLIGCQNAADASRSKDANSDPSEESSSEDGHDGRVAVDKRIRNGGVKNLNALDYGRSGNQELHIEKNDFIDVSWQKRHPELFRVKRKTATIALDVKDNTYRVWTQDYPAAALAVLPYGVGAVHPAAYHTAVYPAESGYSSYPVVVSGGAPVPLPALARADYVGPLPYYRGLYSPSYSVPYAALPWASPYVGAGSFVPDAAASYLSGAPLFAAGYPDYPGIYSSLPEIGWSGDYLQ, from the exons ATGACAGTGGCCCCGCCGTTGTCCAAG GCGCAAACAACGATGTCCATGCGAACCAGACTGCTGGCGCTGCTGGTTGTGACCCTGATCGGATGCCAGAATGCAGCCGACGCATCGCGTTCCAAGGACGCGAACTCCGACCCGTCGGAAGAGTCCAGCTCCGAGGACGGACACGACGGGCGAGTTGCTGTCGACAAGAGGATCAGAAATGGCGGGGTCAAGAACCTGAACGCGCTCGACTACGGCAGGAGCGGCAACCAGGAGTTGCACATCGAGAAGAACGACTTCATCGACGTCTCGTGGCAGAAGCGCCACCCGGAGCTCTTCCGCGTCAAAAGG AAAACGGCGACCATCGCCCTCGACGTGAAGGACAACACGTACCGGGTGTGGACGCAAGACTACCCGGCCGCGGCTCTGGCCGTCCTGCCTTACGGAGTGGGCGCCGTGCACCCTGCCGCCTACCACACCGCGGTGTACCCCGCTGAATCGGGCTACTCGAGTTACCCCGTAGTCGTGAGCGGAGGCGCTCCTGTGCCTCTACCGGCACTGGCGCGCGCAGACTACGTCGGCCCGTTACCGTACTACCGCGGATTGTACTCGCCTTCCTACAG CGTACCCTACGCTGCGCTACCCTGGGCGTCACCTTACGTCGGCGCCGGCAGCTTCGTGCCAGACGCAGCAGCCAGCTACCTTTCCGGAGCCCCGTTATTCGCAGCAGGCTACCCTGACTACCCAGGCATCTACTCATCGCTACCCGAAATTGGTTGGTCTGGAGACTACCTGCAATAA
- the LOC119432335 gene encoding beta-galactosidase-1-like protein has protein sequence MASQFWTVVCLVWLTSRLVLPSSGGRSLVVDHANRRFLRDGKPFQFVAGAMHYFRIPRAYWKDRLRKARMAGLNAVDFYVEWSSHEPEPREYNFEGMYDVVAFLNEVKNEDLLAVLRPGPYICAERDNGGFPYWLLKLHPKMMYRSMDINYLNLTDRWYNKLLPMLVPHLYKNGGPIFAVQVENEFGHYKHCDVNYMDHVLSALERHFGRDVVYFRNDFPEEYYYTCDKVRDILVAGNFDYTQDPKKMFAVMDWAQVRPCPWFVAEYYTGWMDHWTFDRSNKSSLELVDKFRDLLKMGASVTIYMFHGGTSFGFKSSISMDTPVVTSYDYGAPVAEDGSLRPMYYKFRQVIKEFLPIPNGEPPGPAKKLNFGAVKLNHYMSMNDALNHFSKINWLNRKQSKFPMTFEEVGQDYGFVLYTANVNVNVQGKGKLRLLGLRDRAHVFVQNSKHIFYSFKPVSGDPKTEGDIPVNKGDKLVILVENMGRDQVGNRNHDRKGLKNVTLNDNHITDWTMEVVPLTRNQDVTELLRIVRKEG, from the exons ATGGCGTCTCAGTTCTGGACAGTAGTTtgtctcgtctggttgacttcccgTCTGGTGCTGCCCTCTAGCGGCGGACGATCGCTCGTCGTTGACCACGCGAACAGGCGGTTCCTGAGGGACGGCAAGCCTTTCCAGTTCGTGGCCGGGGCCATGCACTACTTCCGGATCCCGCGCGCCTACTGGAAGGACAGGCTTCGTAAGGCGCGAATGGCGGGCCTCAACGCCGTCGACTTTTACGTCGAATGGAGCAGTCACGAACCGGAACCACGGGAGTACAACTTCGAAGGCATGTACGACGTTGTCGCGTTCCTCAACGAAGTCAAGAACGAGGACCTGCTTGCCGTTCTGAGGCCCGGACCTTACATCTGCGCCGAAAGAGACAACGGTGGCTTTCCGTATTGGCTGCTGAAACTGCACCCAAAGATGATGTACCGAAGCATGGATATCAACTATCTCAACCTCACGGACAGATGGTACAACAAGCTTCTACCCATGCTGGTACCGCACTTGTACAAGAACGGTGGTCCGATCTTCGCCGTCCAGGTGGAGAACGAGTTCGGACACTACAAGCACTGCGACGTGAACTACATGGACCACGTGTTGTCTGCCCTGGAGAGGCACTTCGGACGTGACGTCGTCTACTTCCGGAACGATTTTCCCGAGGAGTATTACTACACGTGTGATAAGGTTCGCGATATTCTTGTGGCCGGGAACTTCGACTACACTCAAGATCCCAAGAAGATGTTCGCTGTCATGGACTGGGCCCAGGTTCGCCCCTGTCCATGGTTTGTTGCCGAGTACTACACGGGTTGGATGGACCACTGGACTTTCGATCGCTCCAACAAGAGCAGCCTCGAGTTGGTCGACAAATTTAGAGACCTCCTGAAGATGGGGGCGTCCGTGACCATCTACATGTTTCACGGAGGCACCAGCTTCGGCTTCAAGTCGTCCATCAGCATGGACACTCCCGTTGTGACGAGCTACGATTACGGCGCGCCGGTGGCCGAGGACGGCTCGTTGAGGCCTATGTACTACAAGTTCAGGCAGGTCATCAAGGAGTTTCTGCCGATTCCTAACGGCGAACCTCCCGGCCCAGCGAAGAAACTCAACTTCGGGGCAGTGAAGTTGAATCATTACATGAGTATGAACGATGCATTGAACCACTTTAGCAAGATAAACTGGCTGAACCGGAAGCAGTCCAAGTTTCCGATGACGTTCGAAGAGGTCGGACAGGACTACGGATTCGTCCTGTACACGGCGAATGTGAACGTGAACGTTCAGGGAAAAGGAAAGTTGCGGTTGCTCGGCCTGCGTGACCGAGCGCACGTGTTTGTGCAGAACTCGAAGCACATCTTTTACAGCTTTAAGCCGGTCTCCGGTGACCCGAAGACTGAGGGTGACATCCCCGTGAATAAGGGTGATAAGCTTGTGATTCTGGTGGAGAACATGGGAAGAGACCAAGTTGGTAACCGGAACCATGATCGCAAG GGATTGAAGAACGTTACGCTCAACGACAACCACATAACGGACTGGACCATGGAAGTGGTCCCATTGACGAGGAACCAGGACGTCACGGAGCTTCTGCGCATCGTTCGAAAGGAAGGCTGA